In Equus przewalskii isolate Varuska chromosome 6, EquPr2, whole genome shotgun sequence, one DNA window encodes the following:
- the TRAPPC4 gene encoding trafficking protein particle complex subunit 4 isoform X2 — translation MAIFSVYVVNKAGGLIYQLDSYAPRAEAEKTFSYPLDLLLKLHDERVLVAFGQRDGIRVGHAVLAINGVDVNGKYTADGKEVLEYLGNPANYPVSIRFGRPRLTSNEKLMLASMFHSLFAIGSQLSPEQGSSGIEMLETDTFKLHCFQTLTGIKFVVLADPRQAGIDSLLRKIYEIYSDFALKNPFYSLEMPIRCELFDQNLKLALEVAEKAGTFGPGS, via the exons ATGGCGATTTTTAGTGTGTATGTGGTGAACAAAGCTGGCGGCCTGATTTACCAGTTGGACAGCTACGCGCCACGGGCCGAGGCTGAGAAGACTTTCAGCTACCCGCTTGATCTGCTGCTCAAGCTACACGACGAGCGTGTGCTCGTTGCCTTTGGCCAGCGCGACGGCATCCGGG TGGGCCACGCGGTGCTGGCCATCAATGGCGTGGACGTGAACGGCAAGTACACGGCCGATGGGAAAGAGGTGTTGGAATACCTGGGCAACCCTGCTAATTACCCGGTGTCCATTCGATTCGGCCGGCCCCGCCTCACCTCCAATGAGAAGCTCATGCTGGCCTCCATGTTCCACTC GCTGTTCGCAATCGGCTCCCAGCTGTCTCCGGAACAGGGCAGCTCAGGCATTGAGATGCTGGAGACAGACACGTTCAAACTGCACTGCTTCCAGACACTGACAG GGATCAAGTTTGTGGTGCTGGCAGATCCTAGGCAAGCTGGAATAGATTCTCTTCTCCGAAAGATTTATGAGATTTATTCAGACTTTGCCCTCAAGAATCCTTTCTACTCCCTGGAAATGCCAATCAG GTGTGAGCTGTTTGACCAGAATCTGAAGTTAGCCCTGGAGGTGGCAGAGAAGGCTGGAACTTTTGGACCTGGGTCATAG
- the TRAPPC4 gene encoding trafficking protein particle complex subunit 4 isoform X1, translated as MAIFSVYVVNKAGGLIYQLDSYAPRAEAEKTFSYPLDLLLKLHDERVLVAFGQRDGIRVGHAVLAINGVDVNGKYTADGKEVLEYLGNPANYPVSIRFGRPRLTSNEKLMLASMFHSLFAIGSQLSPEQGSSGIEMLETDTFKLHCFQTLTGIKFVVLADPRQAGIDSLLRKIYEIYSDFALKNPFYSLEMPIRVSTGSPLYLKWRKSLRPHPLSSFVPPGPGLGVSCLTRI; from the exons ATGGCGATTTTTAGTGTGTATGTGGTGAACAAAGCTGGCGGCCTGATTTACCAGTTGGACAGCTACGCGCCACGGGCCGAGGCTGAGAAGACTTTCAGCTACCCGCTTGATCTGCTGCTCAAGCTACACGACGAGCGTGTGCTCGTTGCCTTTGGCCAGCGCGACGGCATCCGGG TGGGCCACGCGGTGCTGGCCATCAATGGCGTGGACGTGAACGGCAAGTACACGGCCGATGGGAAAGAGGTGTTGGAATACCTGGGCAACCCTGCTAATTACCCGGTGTCCATTCGATTCGGCCGGCCCCGCCTCACCTCCAATGAGAAGCTCATGCTGGCCTCCATGTTCCACTC GCTGTTCGCAATCGGCTCCCAGCTGTCTCCGGAACAGGGCAGCTCAGGCATTGAGATGCTGGAGACAGACACGTTCAAACTGCACTGCTTCCAGACACTGACAG GGATCAAGTTTGTGGTGCTGGCAGATCCTAGGCAAGCTGGAATAGATTCTCTTCTCCGAAAGATTTATGAGATTTATTCAGACTTTGCCCTCAAGAATCCTTTCTACTCCCTGGAAATGCCAATCAG AGTTTCCACTGGCTCTCCTCTGTACCTAAAGTGGAGAAAGAGCCTGAGGCCTCACCCTTTGTCCTCATTTGTCCCTCCTGGGCCTGGCCTAGGTGTGAGCTGTTTGACCAGAATCTGA
- the RPS25 gene encoding small ribosomal subunit protein eS25 yields the protein MPPKDDKKKKDAGKSAKKDKDPVNKSGGKAKKKKWSKGKVRDKLNNLVLFDKATYDKLCKEVPNYKLITPAVVSERLKIRGSLARAALQELLSKGLIKLVSKHRAQVIYTRNTKGGDAPAAGEDA from the exons ATG CCGCCCAAGGacgacaagaagaagaaagatgccGGAAAGTCGGCCAAGAAAGACAAAGACCCAGTGAACAAATCTGGGGGCAAAGCCAAAAAGAAG AAGTGGTCCAAAGGCAAAGTTCGGGACAAGCTCAATAACCTAGTCTTGTTTGACAAAGCGACATATGACAAACTGTGTAAGGAAGTGCCCAACTATAAGCTTATAACCCCAGCTGTTGTCTCAGAGAGACTGAAGATTCGCGGTTCCCTGGCCAGGGCAGCCCTTCAGGAGCTCCTTAGTAAAG GACTTATTAAACTGGTTTCAAAGCACAGAGCTCAAGTAATTTATACCAGAAACACGAAAGGTGGAGATGCCCCAGCAGCTGGTGAAGATGCATGA
- the FOXR1 gene encoding forkhead box protein R1 isoform X1 — translation MGNECFLAFTTAHLPLAEQNLARYRLRIIPQLKLPLEKKPNPDKDGPDFEPNLWMWVNPNIVLPPGKLEVPEPSKGEDLTNTLPSPQSPRKEEDFANFSEATVVESLPPSSSEQSPAWKRFASSSSNWELTEEEEAEDQDDSSSVALPSPHKRAPLQSRRLRQANSQEGRLWSRPPLNYFHLIALALRNSSPCGLNVQQIYSFTRQHFPFFRTAPEGWKNTVRHNLCFRDSFEKVPVSMQGGASTRPRSCLWKLTEEGHRRFAEEARALASTRLESIQRCMSQPDVMPFLFDL, via the exons ATGGGGAACGAGTGCTTCCTGGCCTTCACCACAGCGCACCTGCCCTTAGCCGAGCAGAACC TTGCCAGATATAGACTCCGAATAATTCCGCAACTAAAACTACCtctggaaaaaaaacccaaccctgATAAAGATG GTCCAGATTTTGAGCCCAACCTGTGGATGTGGGTAAACCCCAACATCGTGTTACCCCCTGGAAAGCTGGAGGTCCCAGAACCTAGTAAGGGAGAGGATCTGACAAAcacactcccctcccctcagtcaCCTCGAAAAGAAGAAGACTTTGCCAACTTCTCAGAGGCCACAGTGGTGGAGTCGCTGCCGCCTTCCTCCAGCGAGCAGTCTCCCGCTTGGAAACGGTTTGCCTCTTCCTCCAGCAACTGGGAG ctcacagaagaggaggaggctgaggaccAGGATGACAGCTCCTCTGTGGCTCTCCCGTCCCCTCACAAAAGGGCCCCCCTCCAGAGTCGGAGGCTTCGGCAAGCCAACAGCCAGGAGGGGAGGCTCTGGTCCCGGCCCCCTCTCAATTACTTCCATCTAATTGCACTGGCATTAAGAAACAGTTCCCCCTGTGGCCTCAACGTGCAACAGATCTACAGTTTCACTCG ACAACATTTCCCCTTTTTTCGGACGGCTCCGGAAGGCTGGAAGAATACTGTCCGTCACAATCTCTGTTTCCGAGACAGCTTTGAGAAAGTGCCGGTCAGCATGCAGGGTGGGGCCAGCACACGGCCTCGATCCTGCCTCTGGAAGTTGACTGAGGAGGGACACCGCCGCTTTGCAGAGGAGGCCCGTGCCTTGGCCTCTACTCGGCTGGAAAGTATCCAGCGGTGCATGAGCCAGCCAG aTGTGATGCCCTTCCTCTTTGACCTTTAA
- the CENATAC gene encoding centrosomal AT-AC splicing factor isoform X2 has product MAKIRLHVRLPRAGPMAPAERCGLCRQTFFCGRGHVYSRKHQRQLKVALERLLPQVEAARKAVRAAQVERYVPEHERCCWCLCCSCEVRKHLSHGNLTVLHGGLLEHLASPEHKKATNRFWWENKAELQMKEKFLISPQDYARFKKSMVKGLDSYEEKEDEVIKEMAAQIREVEQSRQEVVRSVLEPQPVPDPEEGSSAPGSWKGTNSQVASISQQPSYLDLPPAPELDWMETGQPLTFIGHQDTPGVGNVHSGATPPWMAQDEEYSSGNQQIGPSYEEFLKEKEKQKLKKLPPDRVGANFDHSSSTGAGWLPSFGRVWNNGRRWQSRHQFKTEAAARNKQSHKEKRLMIS; this is encoded by the exons ATGGCAAAGATCAGGCTGCACGTCCGGTTACCGAGAGCTGGGCCGATGGCGCCGGCGGAGCGCTGCGGTTTGTGCCGCCAGACCTTCTTCTGCGGTCGCGGACACGTCTACAGTCGCAAGCACCAGCGGCAGCTGAAGGTGGCTTTGGAGCGGCTGCTGCCCCAG GTGGAGGCCGCCCGCAAGGCCGTCCGCGCGGCTCAGGTGGAGCGTTACGTGCCCGAGCACGAGCGGTGCTGCTGGTGCCTGTGCTGCAGCTGTGAGGTGCGGAAACACCTGAGCCACGGAAACCTGACCGTGCTGCACGGGGGCCTGCTGGAGCACCTGGCCAG CCCAGAGCACAAGAAAGCAACCAACAGATTCTGGTGGGAGAACAAGGCCGAGCTCCAGATGAAAGAGAAGTTTCTCATCTCGCCCCAAGATTACGCACG attcaaGAAATCCATGGTGAAAGGTTTGGATTCCTATGAGGAAAAAGAGGATGAGGTGATCAAAGAG ATGGCAGCTCAGATCCGCGAGGTGGAGCAGAGCCGGCAGGAGGTGGTTCGGTCTGTGTTAGAG CCTCAGCCAGTGCCAGACCCAGAAGAGGGCTCTTCGGCACCTGGAAGCTGGAAAGGGACAAACAG cCAAGTAGCTTCCATCTCACAGCAGCCCTCATACTTGGACCTGCCACCAGCCCCAGAGCTTGACTGGATGGAAACAGGACAACCTCTGACATTCATTGGCCATCAG GATACACCAGGAGTTGGTAACGTCCACTCAG GTGCTACACCTCCCTGGATGGCCCAAGATGAGGAATACAGCTCTGGGAACCAACAAATAGGACCCTCCTATGAAGAATTTCTTAAAGAAA aggaaaaacagaaattgaagaaACTGCCCCCAGACAGAGTTGGGGCCAACTTTGACCACAGCTCTAGCACCGGTGCAGGGTGGCTGCCCTCTTTTGGCCGGGTCTGGAATAACGGACGCCGCTGGCAATCGAG GCATCAATTCAAAACTGAAGCTGCGGCAAGGAACAAACAGtcacataaagaaaaaaggcTAATGATTTCCTGA
- the FOXR1 gene encoding forkhead box protein R1 isoform X2, protein MWVNPNIVLPPGKLEVPEPSKGEDLTNTLPSPQSPRKEEDFANFSEATVVESLPPSSSEQSPAWKRFASSSSNWELTEEEEAEDQDDSSSVALPSPHKRAPLQSRRLRQANSQEGRLWSRPPLNYFHLIALALRNSSPCGLNVQQIYSFTRQHFPFFRTAPEGWKNTVRHNLCFRDSFEKVPVSMQGGASTRPRSCLWKLTEEGHRRFAEEARALASTRLESIQRCMSQPDVMPFLFDL, encoded by the exons ATGTGGGTAAACCCCAACATCGTGTTACCCCCTGGAAAGCTGGAGGTCCCAGAACCTAGTAAGGGAGAGGATCTGACAAAcacactcccctcccctcagtcaCCTCGAAAAGAAGAAGACTTTGCCAACTTCTCAGAGGCCACAGTGGTGGAGTCGCTGCCGCCTTCCTCCAGCGAGCAGTCTCCCGCTTGGAAACGGTTTGCCTCTTCCTCCAGCAACTGGGAG ctcacagaagaggaggaggctgaggaccAGGATGACAGCTCCTCTGTGGCTCTCCCGTCCCCTCACAAAAGGGCCCCCCTCCAGAGTCGGAGGCTTCGGCAAGCCAACAGCCAGGAGGGGAGGCTCTGGTCCCGGCCCCCTCTCAATTACTTCCATCTAATTGCACTGGCATTAAGAAACAGTTCCCCCTGTGGCCTCAACGTGCAACAGATCTACAGTTTCACTCG ACAACATTTCCCCTTTTTTCGGACGGCTCCGGAAGGCTGGAAGAATACTGTCCGTCACAATCTCTGTTTCCGAGACAGCTTTGAGAAAGTGCCGGTCAGCATGCAGGGTGGGGCCAGCACACGGCCTCGATCCTGCCTCTGGAAGTTGACTGAGGAGGGACACCGCCGCTTTGCAGAGGAGGCCCGTGCCTTGGCCTCTACTCGGCTGGAAAGTATCCAGCGGTGCATGAGCCAGCCAG aTGTGATGCCCTTCCTCTTTGACCTTTAA
- the CENATAC gene encoding centrosomal AT-AC splicing factor isoform X1, whose translation MAKIRLHVRLPRAGPMAPAERCGLCRQTFFCGRGHVYSRKHQRQLKVALERLLPQVEAARKAVRAAQVERYVPEHERCCWCLCCSCEVRKHLSHGNLTVLHGGLLEHLASPEHKKATNRFWWENKAELQMKEKFLISPQDYARFKKSMVKGLDSYEEKEDEVIKEMAAQIREVEQSRQEVVRSVLEPQPVPDPEEGSSAPGSWKGTNSWLLFVFFSQVASISQQPSYLDLPPAPELDWMETGQPLTFIGHQDTPGVGNVHSGATPPWMAQDEEYSSGNQQIGPSYEEFLKEKEKQKLKKLPPDRVGANFDHSSSTGAGWLPSFGRVWNNGRRWQSRHQFKTEAAARNKQSHKEKRLMIS comes from the exons ATGGCAAAGATCAGGCTGCACGTCCGGTTACCGAGAGCTGGGCCGATGGCGCCGGCGGAGCGCTGCGGTTTGTGCCGCCAGACCTTCTTCTGCGGTCGCGGACACGTCTACAGTCGCAAGCACCAGCGGCAGCTGAAGGTGGCTTTGGAGCGGCTGCTGCCCCAG GTGGAGGCCGCCCGCAAGGCCGTCCGCGCGGCTCAGGTGGAGCGTTACGTGCCCGAGCACGAGCGGTGCTGCTGGTGCCTGTGCTGCAGCTGTGAGGTGCGGAAACACCTGAGCCACGGAAACCTGACCGTGCTGCACGGGGGCCTGCTGGAGCACCTGGCCAG CCCAGAGCACAAGAAAGCAACCAACAGATTCTGGTGGGAGAACAAGGCCGAGCTCCAGATGAAAGAGAAGTTTCTCATCTCGCCCCAAGATTACGCACG attcaaGAAATCCATGGTGAAAGGTTTGGATTCCTATGAGGAAAAAGAGGATGAGGTGATCAAAGAG ATGGCAGCTCAGATCCGCGAGGTGGAGCAGAGCCGGCAGGAGGTGGTTCGGTCTGTGTTAGAG CCTCAGCCAGTGCCAGACCCAGAAGAGGGCTCTTCGGCACCTGGAAGCTGGAAAGGGACAAACAG CTGGctgctgtttgtctttttcagcCAAGTAGCTTCCATCTCACAGCAGCCCTCATACTTGGACCTGCCACCAGCCCCAGAGCTTGACTGGATGGAAACAGGACAACCTCTGACATTCATTGGCCATCAG GATACACCAGGAGTTGGTAACGTCCACTCAG GTGCTACACCTCCCTGGATGGCCCAAGATGAGGAATACAGCTCTGGGAACCAACAAATAGGACCCTCCTATGAAGAATTTCTTAAAGAAA aggaaaaacagaaattgaagaaACTGCCCCCAGACAGAGTTGGGGCCAACTTTGACCACAGCTCTAGCACCGGTGCAGGGTGGCTGCCCTCTTTTGGCCGGGTCTGGAATAACGGACGCCGCTGGCAATCGAG GCATCAATTCAAAACTGAAGCTGCGGCAAGGAACAAACAGtcacataaagaaaaaaggcTAATGATTTCCTGA